One window of the Paenibacillus beijingensis genome contains the following:
- a CDS encoding helix-turn-helix domain-containing protein → MEISISGKVMLVYGVVFLTVIILTFWLSYIGTMGTLERDLNDTNSALLQQVDQRIEVVFRQTEKDLLNLTNDIEFVYFIMDSYKDDAQKYNNFYALNTKLTDFIRTNPDYSSIYVYSDKSGDILTDKSYIKNAAPESNWLKPYLNMSEYFKWLPTHQAWDGSQNHNVITLVRSYPAISSPGFRKGLVAVNINEKVVYNMVKAVYEDRHAGHLMIVDKEGKVVTHDDKTQLFHNMNALPYIKRVLSEKENGFFTVDLDGVRQTVFYRTSEYTGWKMISIIPESKIYEPLNITRNLLVLFACLMIALGLAALFYVNRWTFRPLERLIGKVSSAYTSDPSHPQSWNTAQLGYLETVFDQMVIDRDHLAKHLRDSKPMLKWKIIMDILTGFKADYQSVSQQLEFVGAKLYEEWFLVCTAEIEKEGATLSPRDESLFAFAFCNVAEELINTECAGAAIDLGGGRAAVVISFAEGDADQNHLRTLALLEQVLDIMKRQFGIVVTVGVGTCFKEMKDIPLSYTGSQKALRYKMVFGQNSVISIEDLLPSESQHYYRLSRFVHSITDALKKTDMTTVRHDMDDMFRAAVESSLEPELIRQLSFELILKSLYTVESLGIEQEPSAPSLSGIYEKIGLCDNWKEAERLVYSVLEELSAKIEEKRSHRGKNETIERMTAYIQEHYQESELSLDLLAEQFHISPAYISRLFKEYTENNFIDYLIQIRINASKALLLEKDRKVNDIAEKVGYANSRSFLRTFKKYTGMTPSEYRKMIVGSEK, encoded by the coding sequence ATGGAGATCAGCATTTCCGGGAAAGTGATGTTGGTTTACGGAGTCGTCTTTTTAACCGTTATCATCCTTACGTTTTGGTTGTCTTACATCGGTACGATGGGGACGCTGGAAAGGGATTTAAACGATACGAACTCGGCTTTGCTTCAGCAGGTCGATCAACGAATTGAAGTCGTGTTCCGGCAGACGGAGAAGGACTTGCTTAACCTGACAAACGACATCGAATTCGTTTACTTTATTATGGACAGTTATAAAGATGACGCTCAGAAATACAATAACTTTTATGCGCTGAACACCAAACTGACCGACTTCATTCGTACGAATCCCGATTATTCCTCAATCTATGTCTATTCCGATAAAAGCGGCGATATTTTAACAGATAAGTCCTACATCAAGAATGCCGCTCCCGAGAGCAATTGGTTAAAGCCTTATTTGAATATGTCCGAATATTTCAAATGGCTGCCCACTCATCAGGCTTGGGATGGAAGCCAGAATCACAATGTCATTACCCTTGTCCGCAGCTATCCGGCGATCAGCAGTCCGGGATTCCGCAAAGGCTTGGTCGCCGTCAACATTAATGAAAAAGTCGTGTATAACATGGTCAAAGCCGTTTACGAAGATCGGCACGCCGGCCATTTAATGATTGTGGACAAGGAAGGAAAAGTCGTTACCCATGATGACAAAACTCAATTATTCCACAATATGAATGCGCTTCCATACATTAAACGCGTGTTATCGGAAAAAGAAAACGGCTTTTTTACGGTCGATTTGGACGGCGTGCGGCAAACGGTTTTTTATCGGACTTCCGAATATACGGGCTGGAAGATGATCAGCATTATACCGGAATCGAAAATTTACGAACCGCTGAACATTACCCGTAATTTGCTCGTTTTATTCGCCTGTTTGATGATTGCGCTTGGGCTGGCCGCTTTGTTTTATGTAAACCGCTGGACGTTTAGACCGCTGGAGAGGCTGATCGGGAAAGTATCGAGCGCGTACACAAGCGACCCGTCGCATCCGCAGTCTTGGAATACGGCACAGCTTGGCTATTTGGAAACGGTGTTTGACCAAATGGTCATCGACCGTGATCACCTCGCAAAGCATCTGCGGGATTCGAAGCCGATGTTGAAGTGGAAAATCATTATGGATATATTGACGGGGTTCAAAGCGGATTATCAATCGGTGAGCCAGCAGCTTGAATTTGTCGGGGCCAAGCTTTACGAAGAATGGTTTCTGGTTTGTACGGCTGAAATCGAAAAAGAAGGAGCGACTCTGAGCCCGCGGGACGAATCGCTCTTTGCGTTTGCGTTTTGCAACGTGGCGGAAGAGCTGATCAATACGGAATGTGCGGGAGCCGCAATCGATTTGGGAGGCGGCCGGGCAGCGGTTGTCATCAGCTTTGCCGAAGGCGATGCGGACCAGAACCATCTGCGGACGCTTGCGCTGCTGGAACAGGTGCTTGATATCATGAAGCGGCAGTTTGGCATCGTCGTGACCGTTGGAGTCGGCACATGCTTCAAAGAAATGAAAGATATCCCCTTATCGTATACCGGTTCGCAAAAGGCGCTCCGTTACAAAATGGTTTTTGGCCAAAATTCGGTCATTTCCATCGAAGACCTGCTTCCGTCCGAAAGCCAGCATTATTACCGGTTAAGCCGGTTTGTCCATTCGATCACCGACGCGTTGAAAAAGACGGACATGACAACAGTGCGCCATGACATGGATGACATGTTCCGCGCCGCCGTGGAAAGCAGCCTGGAGCCGGAGCTGATTCGTCAATTGTCCTTTGAACTGATCCTGAAATCTCTGTATACGGTCGAATCGCTTGGCATTGAACAGGAGCCGTCCGCCCCTTCCCTTAGCGGCATCTATGAGAAGATCGGACTTTGCGATAATTGGAAGGAAGCGGAACGGCTCGTCTATTCCGTTCTGGAGGAGCTGTCCGCCAAAATCGAAGAGAAGCGGAGCCATCGCGGAAAAAATGAGACGATTGAGCGGATGACCGCATATATCCAGGAGCATTATCAGGAAAGCGAGCTCTCTCTCGACCTTCTGGCGGAGCAATTTCATATCAGCCCGGCTTACATCAGCAGGCTGTTTAAGGAATATACGGAGAACAATTTCATCGATTACTTGATTCAAATTCGTATTAATGCCTCTAAGGCGCTGCTGCTCGAGAAGGACAGGAAGGTGAACGATATTGCGGAGAAGGTCGGTTATGCCAACTCCCGAAGCTTCCTCCGGACGTTTAAAAAATATACGGGCATGACCCCGTCGGAATACAGAAAAATGATTGTCGGTTCGGAAAAGTAA
- a CDS encoding (4Fe-4S)-binding protein, with product MSDEVKRYTGEHIDVLFHPERCIHSANCVRGLPEVFNVKRKPWVNADGESADKIAALIDTCPSGALQYIRKDNEAGNA from the coding sequence ATGAGCGATGAAGTCAAGCGATATACAGGGGAACATATCGACGTTTTATTTCACCCGGAAAGATGCATTCATTCGGCAAATTGTGTGAGAGGGCTGCCGGAAGTGTTCAATGTGAAGAGGAAGCCATGGGTAAATGCCGATGGAGAATCCGCCGACAAAATTGCAGCTCTTATCGATACATGCCCAAGCGGCGCGTTGCAATATATCCGAAAAGATAACGAGGCAGGAAATGCCTGA
- a CDS encoding GNAT family N-acetyltransferase, with translation MIEIKKDTNSFYVGEQDHKDAEIHYVPTGNDKIIVDHTIVSDRLRGQGVGQALVKRLVEFAREEGIKIMPLCPFAKSQFDRHKEYDDVLLK, from the coding sequence ATGATCGAAATCAAAAAAGATACGAACAGTTTTTATGTAGGCGAACAGGATCATAAAGATGCGGAAATCCATTATGTTCCTACTGGAAACGATAAAATTATCGTCGACCACACGATTGTTTCCGATCGTCTGCGGGGTCAAGGAGTCGGACAAGCGTTAGTGAAGCGGCTCGTCGAATTTGCCCGGGAGGAAGGGATCAAGATCATGCCCCTGTGCCCTTTCGCCAAAAGCCAATTCGACCGCCACAAAGAGTACGATGACGTCTTGTTGAAATAA
- a CDS encoding glycoside hydrolase family 88/105 protein: MEHIEPQESIPAKARLVYEYMLKPHANKWAMGLDQWDWVPGVGVIAILSYYERSGRKEIIDQLAAWAENNRDKAERAKVINSMAPFAIYPQLFRYTSDAYFFDTAVKAGDWMLNEAPRTREGAFEHTVTENVGFPEQVWADTVFMAVLFLARLAKLTGRAEYGREAARQLELHLRLLQDKDTHVLFHGWNCIAANHMSSARWTRANAWVAVGVPMIVSELEGICPISEEMIRQYTLLIEGLIRYQREDGLWPTVMVRSDFYPETSGSAGIACGIAQGVRQGILDRSMMESADRTLKAILQKIDANGEVSGVSGGTPVLDTVEAYNAIPCHPTLYGQGLVLMLLSEFL; this comes from the coding sequence ATGGAACATATTGAACCACAGGAAAGCATTCCGGCCAAAGCCCGGCTGGTGTACGAGTATATGCTGAAGCCGCATGCCAACAAGTGGGCGATGGGCCTCGATCAATGGGACTGGGTGCCCGGAGTCGGGGTGATCGCGATTTTGTCCTATTATGAACGAAGCGGACGGAAGGAAATCATCGATCAATTGGCCGCGTGGGCGGAAAATAACAGGGACAAAGCGGAGCGTGCCAAGGTGATTAATTCCATGGCCCCGTTTGCGATCTATCCGCAGCTGTTTCGTTATACGTCGGACGCCTACTTTTTCGACACGGCTGTCAAGGCAGGGGATTGGATGCTGAATGAAGCTCCGCGTACGAGGGAAGGCGCGTTTGAGCATACGGTGACGGAAAATGTGGGGTTTCCGGAGCAGGTTTGGGCGGATACGGTGTTTATGGCCGTTCTGTTTTTGGCACGATTGGCGAAATTGACGGGGCGGGCGGAATACGGACGGGAAGCTGCCCGTCAGCTCGAGCTTCACTTGAGGCTTCTTCAGGATAAAGATACGCATGTGCTTTTTCACGGGTGGAACTGCATCGCCGCCAATCATATGTCTTCTGCCAGATGGACCCGGGCGAACGCCTGGGTCGCCGTCGGCGTGCCGATGATTGTGAGCGAGCTGGAGGGGATATGTCCCATTTCCGAGGAAATGATCCGCCAGTATACCCTGCTGATCGAAGGGCTGATCCGGTACCAGCGGGAAGACGGGCTGTGGCCTACCGTCATGGTCCGCTCCGACTTTTACCCGGAGACGTCCGGCAGCGCCGGAATTGCTTGCGGTATTGCTCAGGGGGTAAGGCAGGGCATTCTCGATCGTTCCATGATGGAGTCGGCGGACCGAACCTTAAAAGCGATTTTGCAAAAAATCGATGCAAATGGAGAGGTATCCGGCGTTTCGGGAGGAACCCCGGTTCTGGATACGGTCGAAGCCTACAACGCCATTCCTTGTCATCCGACACTGTACGGACAAGGTTTGGTCCTGATGCTGCTGAGCGAATTTTTGTAA
- a CDS encoding beta-mannosidase — MKAALGEEWIPARVPGSIASDLIRAGKMNDPYYRERQYEVFDSFRRIYEYVREFIVDPALLEGERLELVCEGLDTIAEVRLNGEIIGKTMNMHRTYCFDVTSKIVSGVNTLRLIFYSPVEYVEQKQKERSLWAANGEYVVQGFPHLRKAHYMFGWDWGPKLPDSGIWRDIYLAAYRKGRLGDVYITQEHDDSGGVLLDIRVSAESFGASPGADSFELLAMLYTPDGLLNEAQTLPGGASPGHIRIRVNQPELWWPSGLGKQPLYRLQLELRQDGMQVDEREYTIGLRTLTVKREPDSWGETFEFVVNGVSMFAMGANYIPEDNIRARQSKERTERLIRDCRDANFNCIRVWGGGYYPDDYFYDLCDQYGLIVWQDHLFACAEYEMTEQFTEQIKAEIADNVKRIRHHASLGLWCGNNEMEMAWVDWDFPKRAKLKTDYVKQFEIILPELMRTLDPGTFYWKASPSSGGGFDEPNAPHKGDVHYWDVWHGGEPFTAYREHYFRFCSEFGFQSFPALKTVDSFTEQGDRNIFSSVMESHQKNPAGNGKIIAGISENFLYPKDFDSLLFVSQLLQAEAMRYGVEHWRRNRGRCMGSIYWQLNDCWPGASWSSIDYFGRWKALHYYAKRFYAPVLLSAEETGTKVKLAVTNDTPKLVQGMVHWRLRDRLSAVIQQGSMSITVEALSAAGSAELDFAEVLGGDPVKSREVYLEYELELEGRAVSEGCVLFVKPKHFHFAEPALRAEMTEEADAYILTLHSESFAAFVELDFTGHDVRLSDNFIHLSAGRPKRIILRKEDLSAPSTLSELQSGLRIRSIIDTYTL, encoded by the coding sequence ATGAAAGCAGCCTTGGGCGAAGAATGGATTCCCGCCCGCGTGCCGGGTTCGATCGCTTCCGATCTCATTCGCGCCGGCAAGATGAACGACCCGTATTACCGGGAGCGGCAGTATGAAGTCTTTGATTCGTTCCGGCGAATTTATGAATATGTGCGTGAATTTATTGTTGATCCCGCGCTGCTGGAAGGCGAACGGCTGGAGCTCGTCTGCGAAGGGCTCGACACGATAGCGGAAGTGCGTTTGAATGGAGAAATCATCGGGAAAACGATGAATATGCATCGTACGTATTGCTTTGACGTGACGTCCAAGATCGTTTCCGGCGTGAATACGCTCCGGCTCATATTCTATTCTCCGGTCGAATATGTGGAGCAAAAGCAGAAGGAGCGCAGCCTGTGGGCGGCGAACGGCGAATATGTTGTGCAGGGCTTTCCGCATCTGCGCAAAGCGCACTATATGTTCGGCTGGGATTGGGGGCCGAAGCTGCCGGACAGCGGCATTTGGCGGGATATTTACTTGGCGGCTTACCGCAAAGGACGCCTGGGTGACGTCTACATAACGCAGGAACACGACGATTCAGGCGGCGTTCTGCTGGATATCCGGGTATCGGCCGAATCGTTTGGGGCATCGCCCGGTGCGGATTCCTTCGAGCTTCTCGCCATGCTGTATACGCCGGACGGCTTGCTGAACGAAGCCCAAACGCTTCCGGGCGGCGCCAGCCCCGGGCATATCCGGATTCGGGTCAATCAGCCGGAGCTGTGGTGGCCGAGCGGGCTCGGCAAACAGCCTCTGTACCGCTTGCAGCTCGAGCTCAGGCAAGACGGCATGCAGGTGGATGAACGGGAGTATACGATCGGACTGCGGACCCTGACCGTAAAGAGGGAACCCGATTCCTGGGGCGAAACGTTCGAATTCGTCGTCAACGGGGTTTCGATGTTTGCAATGGGGGCGAACTATATCCCCGAGGATAACATCAGGGCCCGGCAAAGCAAGGAAAGGACGGAGCGGCTCATCCGCGACTGCAGGGATGCGAACTTCAACTGCATCCGCGTCTGGGGCGGCGGTTATTACCCGGACGATTATTTTTACGATTTATGCGATCAATACGGTTTGATCGTTTGGCAGGATCATTTATTCGCTTGTGCGGAATATGAAATGACGGAACAATTTACGGAGCAGATCAAAGCCGAAATTGCCGATAACGTCAAACGGATTCGCCATCATGCTTCGCTTGGCCTTTGGTGCGGCAATAACGAAATGGAAATGGCCTGGGTCGATTGGGACTTTCCGAAGCGGGCCAAGCTGAAGACCGACTATGTGAAACAGTTTGAAATCATTCTTCCGGAGCTGATGCGGACGCTTGATCCGGGTACGTTTTACTGGAAGGCTTCGCCTTCTTCGGGAGGCGGCTTTGACGAGCCAAACGCCCCGCATAAAGGCGATGTCCACTACTGGGACGTTTGGCACGGAGGGGAGCCTTTCACGGCATACCGGGAGCATTATTTCCGCTTCTGCTCGGAATTCGGCTTTCAATCGTTCCCCGCGTTGAAGACGGTGGATTCGTTCACGGAGCAGGGGGACCGGAATATTTTCAGCTCCGTGATGGAGAGTCATCAAAAAAATCCGGCGGGCAACGGGAAAATTATAGCGGGTATCTCCGAAAATTTTCTGTACCCTAAGGACTTCGATTCTCTGCTGTTTGTTTCGCAGCTGCTTCAAGCCGAAGCGATGCGCTATGGCGTCGAGCATTGGCGCCGCAACCGGGGCCGCTGCATGGGCTCGATCTATTGGCAGCTCAACGATTGCTGGCCGGGTGCATCCTGGTCGAGCATCGATTATTTTGGCCGATGGAAAGCCCTGCATTACTACGCAAAACGCTTTTATGCGCCGGTGCTGCTGTCCGCGGAAGAAACGGGAACGAAGGTTAAGCTTGCCGTCACGAACGATACGCCGAAACTTGTTCAAGGTATGGTTCATTGGCGGCTCCGGGACCGGCTCTCAGCCGTCATTCAACAAGGCTCGATGAGCATAACGGTCGAGGCGCTCTCGGCAGCGGGATCTGCGGAGCTGGATTTTGCCGAAGTGCTTGGAGGAGACCCGGTCAAGAGCCGTGAAGTTTACCTGGAATATGAACTTGAATTGGAGGGAAGGGCTGTCAGCGAAGGCTGCGTCCTGTTTGTGAAACCGAAACATTTTCATTTTGCAGAGCCGGCGCTGCGGGCGGAAATGACGGAAGAGGCCGATGCTTACATCCTGACCCTTCATTCCGAATCGTTTGCCGCGTTTGTCGAGTTGGATTTCACCGGTCATGACGTCCGGCTCAGCGATAATTTCATCCACCTATCTGCGGGTCGTCCGAAACGAATCATCCTCCGTAAAGAAGATCTCTCCGCGCCTTCAACGCTTAGCGAATTGCAGAGCGGATTGCGAATACGAAGCATTATCGACACATACACTCTATAA
- a CDS encoding type I glyceraldehyde-3-phosphate dehydrogenase: MGRIGVFGFGRIGRQLLRVALQDELFVPASISDIKDEATLAALFEVDTNYKRWHEKVSAQEGLIVIGGREILFINSSKEVPDWKALDVDLVIDCTGRAVTRAVAQVHLDRGANRVLVSGPSKTLEDCDAVLLKGINLDSFDPDKHKIISMASCTTNALAPVVKIVKENFGIKYGLFSTVHSYTNTQSLTDQPMKDRRDSWAAAENIIPSSSGAAKALKFIWNDLQITGKAYRIPTRTGSIAELNLVTEKPSTVEQVNDLFRNAAAEGELKGVLDVLEGEWASSRIVGDSHSSIIDLPLTQLQGEILSIAAWYDNEWGYASRLAEVAAYLVNK; encoded by the coding sequence ATGGGCAGAATTGGAGTGTTTGGATTTGGACGTATCGGCAGGCAATTATTAAGAGTCGCTTTGCAGGATGAGCTGTTTGTTCCGGCTTCCATTTCGGATATTAAAGACGAGGCAACGCTTGCCGCTCTTTTCGAAGTGGATACCAACTATAAGCGTTGGCACGAAAAGGTCTCGGCACAAGAGGGTCTGATCGTGATCGGCGGCCGTGAAATTCTGTTTATCAATTCTTCGAAAGAAGTCCCGGATTGGAAAGCTCTGGATGTCGATCTCGTCATCGACTGCACAGGCCGGGCCGTCACCCGTGCTGTTGCGCAAGTCCATTTGGATCGCGGCGCAAACCGGGTGTTAGTCAGCGGACCGAGCAAAACTCTTGAAGATTGCGATGCCGTATTGCTTAAAGGGATCAATCTGGACAGCTTTGATCCGGACAAGCACAAGATCATTAGTATGGCAAGCTGCACGACCAATGCACTCGCTCCAGTCGTCAAAATCGTGAAAGAAAACTTCGGAATCAAATACGGCTTGTTCTCGACGGTTCATTCCTATACGAACACGCAATCGCTGACCGATCAGCCGATGAAGGATCGGCGCGATTCATGGGCCGCCGCGGAAAATATTATTCCTTCTTCATCCGGAGCTGCCAAGGCTCTGAAATTTATTTGGAACGATTTGCAGATTACGGGTAAGGCATACCGGATCCCGACTCGTACCGGAAGCATCGCCGAATTAAACCTGGTGACGGAAAAGCCGTCCACGGTAGAGCAAGTAAACGATCTATTCCGCAATGCCGCCGCAGAGGGCGAGCTAAAGGGAGTGTTGGATGTTCTCGAAGGTGAATGGGCGTCTTCCCGGATCGTAGGCGATTCCCACTCTTCCATCATTGACCTTCCGTTGACCCAATTACAGGGCGAAATTTTATCGATCGCAGCCTGGTACGATAACGAGTGGGGTTATGCTTCACGTTTGGCTGAAGTTGCGGCGTATCTGGTAAATAAGTGA